The Enterococcus rotai genome includes a window with the following:
- a CDS encoding DUF3899 domain-containing protein: MKNFKWPLITSAVSSIGIFTYLLIKQSFTIRSISDTFFIVSLFFLIIGLALWIMSSGFFDNFQRFMKMHFRFRKKNEPKEFIPFSEIGNAHQLYWLETGGILLIVSIVSLLFYFL, from the coding sequence ATGAAAAATTTTAAATGGCCCTTGATTACCTCAGCGGTCTCAAGCATCGGTATTTTCACTTACCTATTAATTAAACAGTCATTCACTATCCGTTCTATATCAGATACCTTTTTCATCGTTTCATTATTCTTTCTGATTATCGGTCTTGCCCTATGGATCATGTCCTCAGGTTTTTTTGATAATTTCCAACGTTTTATGAAAATGCATTTTCGTTTTAGAAAGAAAAATGAGCCGAAAGAATTCATACCATTTTCTGAAATCGGTAATGCACATCAGCTTTACTGGCTTGAAACTGGTGGTATTTTACTGATCGTCTCTATTGTTTCTTTATTATTTTACTTTTTATGA
- a CDS encoding peptide ABC transporter substrate-binding protein: MKLKKSFAFGFITLFSLTLAACGNGGGNTDDSGSSKEADGKASGEQIFRINEQQEMPSADPSLATDEVSFTALNNVYEGIYRLDAKNKPQPAGAAEKAEMSEDGLVYKIKLNEDAKWSDGKPVKAEDYVYGWQRTVDPATASEYASLYSAVKNGQEIMDGKKDKSELGIKAVGDYELEVTLQQVTPFMDYLFAFPSFFPQRQDIVEKYGAKFAANSENAVYNGPFTLADFDGPGTDTEWSLKKNKDYWDNKTVKLDEVKVSVVKEAPTSLNLFQDGQVDEVVLSGELAQQMASDPEFVIEKEASTQYMELNQREDSSPFKNENLRKAISYSIDRKSLVDSILGDGSVEPKGLVPADMSTSPKGDKDFADEAGNVIAHDEKKAKEYWEKAKKELGITKLDMDILSSDTDSSKKTVEYLQGAIQDTLDGVKVTVSPVPFAVRLDRSNKGDFTTTIGGWGADYADPSSFLNLFETGNSYNRGHYSSPEYDKNVKAAATTNANDPEKRWDNMIDAEKVIMDDMGVVPLYQRAQARMRSEKVKGIAFHPAGPKFDYKWAYISE, from the coding sequence ATGAAGTTAAAAAAATCATTTGCTTTTGGATTCATCACTTTATTTAGTTTAACACTCGCGGCGTGCGGTAACGGCGGTGGAAATACAGACGATTCAGGTAGTTCAAAAGAGGCTGACGGCAAAGCAAGCGGAGAACAAATTTTTCGTATTAATGAACAACAAGAAATGCCAAGTGCCGATCCTTCGTTAGCGACGGATGAAGTTAGTTTTACAGCACTAAATAATGTTTATGAAGGAATCTACCGTTTAGATGCTAAAAATAAACCACAACCAGCTGGTGCTGCTGAAAAAGCAGAGATGAGTGAAGATGGTCTTGTTTATAAAATTAAGCTAAACGAAGACGCTAAATGGTCAGATGGAAAACCTGTAAAAGCAGAAGACTATGTTTATGGATGGCAACGCACGGTTGATCCAGCAACAGCTTCAGAATATGCTTCCCTATATAGTGCCGTTAAAAATGGCCAAGAAATCATGGATGGCAAAAAAGATAAATCAGAATTAGGTATCAAAGCAGTAGGAGACTATGAATTAGAAGTTACTTTACAACAAGTAACACCATTTATGGATTACTTATTCGCATTCCCTTCATTCTTCCCACAAAGACAAGATATTGTGGAAAAATATGGTGCTAAATTCGCTGCTAACAGTGAAAATGCCGTTTATAACGGACCATTTACTTTAGCAGATTTTGACGGACCAGGAACAGATACAGAATGGTCTCTTAAAAAGAACAAAGATTATTGGGACAACAAGACAGTTAAATTAGATGAAGTTAAAGTAAGCGTAGTAAAAGAAGCTCCTACATCATTGAATCTTTTCCAAGATGGTCAAGTAGATGAAGTTGTATTGAGCGGAGAATTAGCACAACAAATGGCGAGTGATCCAGAATTCGTTATCGAAAAAGAAGCGTCAACTCAATACATGGAATTGAATCAACGTGAAGATAGCTCACCATTTAAAAATGAAAACTTAAGAAAAGCAATTTCTTATTCAATCGATCGCAAATCATTGGTTGATTCAATCTTAGGTGACGGTTCAGTAGAACCAAAAGGACTTGTTCCAGCAGATATGTCTACTAGCCCTAAAGGGGATAAAGATTTTGCTGACGAAGCAGGAAATGTAATTGCTCACGACGAGAAAAAAGCAAAAGAGTATTGGGAAAAAGCGAAAAAAGAATTGGGTATCACTAAACTAGATATGGATATTCTATCTTCAGATACTGACTCTTCTAAGAAAACAGTTGAGTATCTACAAGGCGCTATCCAAGATACTTTAGATGGTGTAAAAGTAACCGTTAGCCCAGTACCATTCGCAGTTCGTTTAGATCGTTCAAACAAAGGCGACTTTACAACAACAATTGGTGGTTGGGGTGCAGATTATGCCGATCCAAGTAGCTTCTTGAACCTATTTGAAACTGGTAATTCTTATAACCGTGGTCACTATAGCAGTCCTGAATATGATAAAAACGTTAAGGCTGCAGCGACAACCAATGCGAATGATCCTGAAAAACGTTGGGATAATATGATCGATGCTGAAAAAGTTATTATGGATGATATGGGTGTTGTTCCACTTTACCAAAGAGCACAAGCTCGTATGCGTTCTGAAAAAGTTAAAGGAATTGCATTCCACCCAGCTGGACCAAAATTTGATTACAAATGGGCGTATATCTCAGAATAA